The following are from one region of the Alicyclobacillus fastidiosus genome:
- a CDS encoding NUDIX domain-containing protein, with translation MEELIDIYDEDLHHIGVATREEVHAKGYWHQTFHCWVVLIQAGIPYVVLQKRHPTKDTNPNKLDVSCAGHLSAGEQISDGVRELHEELGLMVAFGALHPIDVVHVEARYKDIIDLEACHVFLHVAQCELADLRPQLDEILGLYLARLTDIIALFSEHATSIELSGYDVTPSGDRVDHVYHAAKGDFVRHTVDYYVDTLNAISKLIAQTN, from the coding sequence ATGGAAGAACTCATCGACATTTACGACGAGGATTTACATCACATCGGAGTCGCCACCCGCGAAGAAGTCCACGCCAAAGGGTACTGGCACCAGACATTCCACTGTTGGGTCGTGTTGATTCAGGCAGGAATTCCTTATGTAGTCCTCCAAAAGAGGCATCCTACGAAGGATACAAATCCGAACAAGTTGGACGTTAGCTGCGCTGGTCACCTCTCTGCCGGAGAGCAGATTTCGGACGGCGTCCGCGAACTCCACGAGGAATTGGGCTTGATGGTTGCATTTGGGGCATTGCACCCCATCGACGTCGTCCACGTCGAAGCGCGATACAAGGACATCATCGACTTGGAAGCGTGTCATGTCTTCCTCCATGTCGCGCAGTGCGAACTCGCAGATCTTCGCCCACAGCTCGACGAGATCTTAGGCCTGTATCTAGCGCGCCTGACAGACATCATTGCCCTCTTCAGCGAACACGCCACGTCGATCGAACTGAGTGGCTATGACGTCACTCCGTCCGGCGACCGAGTTGACCACGTCTATCACGCTGCAAAGGGCGATTTCGTTCGTCACACAGTCGATTATTACGTGGACACCTTGAACGCCATCTCAAAATTGATCGCACAAACCAATTGA